In Candidatus Hydrogenedentota bacterium, the following are encoded in one genomic region:
- a CDS encoding tetratricopeptide repeat protein — protein MASSMMNCPYCGKLTDPRLDNCVHCGGFLRKKASPGQRRSSGEKETCPTCGALVQGGDIICVACGTNLLTGQRITEEQPAPAKKAARRPFALPSVSLKWVAIATLGFLIAVILLFVLLLILKRDPKQAALDEYNKGNAAQAIKILNDYLESVPDSVDAHQALAWMHWENANYADAARELASVVRLDPARRDAHMGLALSWAKAGSDEGRQRAIAALENMVKEFPADRDAWFLLALLRGKQGNIAGQVEALREVALGGGPTALAARQLLSVGTARQGYVEAARQTIQQVLQEAPNDGGVLATAGILASEQGDMAGATEYLRSAVNNGTGFDEDALTLLGILLVSQGQFSDARDYLARAQAINESNPRARLFLAVCQREQGLYEEAIQELDPLVKASGPLAAQAAVELGRTYLAMDDPARATQSLTQAVQLGASDAALYTLQARAYARAGEDVAARDAFRKAIQADTKYAPAHLEFGLYFLETGNPAEAVGRFERYLELTDPASKDTRAEEVRTLLTQLKESLKATEGAT, from the coding sequence GTGGCATCATCGATGATGAATTGCCCCTACTGCGGAAAACTGACCGACCCGCGCCTGGACAATTGCGTGCACTGCGGAGGTTTCCTGCGCAAGAAGGCGAGTCCGGGCCAGCGGCGCAGCAGCGGGGAAAAAGAGACCTGTCCGACATGCGGCGCGTTGGTGCAGGGCGGGGACATCATTTGCGTGGCGTGCGGAACGAATCTGCTGACGGGCCAGCGGATCACCGAAGAACAGCCCGCCCCGGCCAAGAAGGCTGCAAGACGGCCGTTTGCGCTGCCGTCGGTGAGTCTTAAATGGGTTGCGATTGCCACGCTGGGTTTCCTGATTGCGGTAATCCTCCTTTTTGTGTTGCTGTTAATCCTGAAGCGCGACCCGAAGCAAGCCGCCCTCGATGAATACAATAAGGGGAACGCGGCGCAAGCGATCAAGATCTTGAACGATTATCTCGAATCCGTTCCAGATTCGGTTGACGCGCACCAGGCCTTGGCGTGGATGCACTGGGAGAACGCGAATTATGCCGACGCGGCCCGCGAGCTGGCCAGCGTGGTGCGTCTGGACCCGGCCCGCCGGGATGCTCATATGGGCTTGGCTCTGAGTTGGGCAAAGGCCGGCAGCGACGAGGGGCGGCAGCGGGCCATCGCCGCCCTGGAAAACATGGTAAAGGAGTTTCCGGCCGACCGGGATGCGTGGTTTCTCTTGGCGCTGCTCCGGGGCAAACAGGGCAACATAGCTGGGCAGGTCGAGGCGTTGCGCGAAGTGGCGCTGGGAGGAGGACCCACGGCGCTGGCGGCACGCCAGCTGCTGTCCGTGGGTACGGCCAGGCAGGGTTATGTGGAGGCGGCCCGGCAGACGATCCAGCAAGTGTTGCAGGAAGCCCCCAACGATGGCGGCGTTCTGGCTACGGCGGGCATTCTGGCTTCTGAACAGGGCGATATGGCCGGCGCAACCGAGTACTTGCGGTCGGCGGTGAACAATGGAACCGGATTCGACGAAGATGCGTTGACGCTGCTGGGGATACTGCTGGTTTCCCAAGGGCAATTCAGCGATGCCCGGGACTACCTGGCGCGGGCGCAGGCCATCAACGAGTCCAACCCGCGGGCACGGCTTTTTCTCGCGGTCTGCCAGCGCGAACAAGGGTTGTATGAAGAGGCGATACAGGAACTGGACCCGCTGGTGAAGGCGTCGGGGCCTCTGGCGGCCCAAGCTGCGGTAGAGTTGGGGCGGACGTATCTGGCGATGGACGACCCCGCCCGAGCCACGCAAAGCCTGACGCAGGCGGTCCAGTTGGGCGCATCCGATGCGGCGCTGTACACCCTTCAAGCGCGCGCGTATGCGCGGGCTGGGGAAGATGTCGCCGCGCGCGATGCGTTTCGCAAGGCCATTCAGGCGGATACGAAGTATGCCCCGGCGCATCTCGAATTTGGGTTGTATTTTCTGGAAACGGGCAACCCTGCCGAGGCCGTGGGCAGGTTCGAGCGTTATCTGGAACTCACCGATCCTGCGTCCAAAGATACGCGCGCCGAGGAGGTGCGAACGTTGTTGACTCAGCTCAAGGAATCGCTCAAAGCAACGGAAGGTGCTACATAA
- a CDS encoding AsmA-like C-terminal region-containing protein, giving the protein MTETNAHPKKSWLRRHKWLTALAILAVAGLAAVQVVEYFVNVDRYREQAESFVEDRTGMPVSIDRLELTLIPQPSVSAYAVVLGEGDLSVQCSEARVTAEWNGLFSRRVTVSEVTLYGLAASFPEELAKVQERIDIIQERSKKETSSKWKVSVESIRARSARISVAGISRPVFVGDILARDILTGSVPVEADGTLPFLGETARAAANVVMAIRKGGSPAVAPSGWVEVRGFDPRQAFEREAMPPLILETKATFDEVTSDTIGMKLEGQAAAAEGAPQLVQAAAGPFDGTLWIRGGEVTLNDFELTAPNLTVRADATRSPDGAFACELQSATVEGDALAAVYALVNTEGLELVPQKEAAVTASGLLFGVDAEGALRLVRGNIEFAGVQPTLASGSKPFGDIRGKVHLDEGVVLIDEITGTGLAIKGAVKPELERAGASVDLAADLTLSPEVVAAFVKKNDTVKELGGHIAFKRIAGTFEKGKPLPEDLQIDGTIDKGQARLAFAGLEETLTGISGRFEAQPDAISVKASCQSTLLGPLSTDARISPQKQRITGTVQADLARLNLPFPQDEASRNALMDFARAYGVSHFELDASLPTADTAEGAVRLARQESPALSAIIALGRKNDAMSVMSVDAAAAVPVSAARALLPAAMEVDGTAAVTVQLPMDQERFEAHLDLSEASLRFGDYVNKKPGDPAAADVLVARANQVWKPQTATLHYGGEDIVARFEQDRVASDFDLEVAALKNLFAENVRADGHVAGTLRTNPIDLELTLQDCALGLSEELRFDSINGRVAYADETPRLDNLAIRGLNSDFTLTVHQTPSGVWQGAVRGNQLDIDTLTAAAEGFSGKDKASAIDQPETAQGPPAKSRPSLDLQVQLANVLYRHAQVGDVRATVKGQNGVYDVQDFTMAPGSGTVTGTAKVQLATAPEPSSIAMDLALNEVDLSVVDGLAFAAPRGLKGATTGTLQLTAPFGGGINPTNGATGNVRFVSRNGTLGKLGIATKILTVMRTTEIIRLRMPSTKDEGIAFDTCEGKVTLDKGFMTINEFVLKSPTLAMTARGSVDFPQDATDMLVDINFLQMATQVLDAVKLGDVADQIRKQSSYRLAVTGPPADPKVSVQGLTTAEGITGPVTDTARDAAKTGQQTVVDVLQGSANILRGILGAEGGQKKSPEEPKKDSQPK; this is encoded by the coding sequence ATGACCGAAACCAACGCACACCCGAAGAAATCTTGGCTTCGCCGCCATAAGTGGTTGACAGCCTTAGCGATCCTCGCCGTTGCGGGCCTCGCCGCGGTTCAGGTCGTCGAGTATTTCGTGAACGTGGACCGCTACCGCGAGCAGGCAGAGAGCTTCGTCGAAGACCGCACGGGAATGCCGGTCTCGATAGACCGCCTTGAACTCACGCTCATCCCGCAGCCGTCTGTTTCGGCGTATGCCGTCGTCCTTGGAGAGGGCGACCTCAGCGTCCAATGCAGCGAAGCCCGCGTGACAGCCGAGTGGAACGGCCTGTTTTCGCGCCGCGTCACCGTCTCGGAGGTCACCTTGTACGGTCTGGCTGCGTCATTCCCCGAAGAGCTCGCGAAGGTCCAGGAGCGCATCGACATCATTCAAGAGAGGAGCAAGAAGGAAACCTCCTCGAAGTGGAAGGTGAGCGTCGAGAGCATTCGGGCCCGCTCCGCACGGATTAGCGTGGCGGGCATCAGCCGCCCGGTCTTCGTGGGCGATATTCTTGCCCGGGATATCCTGACGGGCTCGGTCCCTGTCGAGGCGGACGGAACATTGCCGTTCCTGGGCGAGACTGCGCGCGCGGCCGCCAATGTCGTTATGGCCATCCGGAAAGGCGGTTCGCCGGCCGTGGCGCCATCCGGCTGGGTCGAGGTCCGCGGGTTTGACCCGCGCCAGGCATTCGAGCGCGAAGCCATGCCTCCTTTGATCCTCGAAACGAAAGCCACATTTGACGAGGTCACCTCTGACACCATCGGCATGAAGCTCGAAGGCCAGGCCGCCGCCGCCGAAGGCGCCCCGCAACTGGTGCAAGCCGCCGCCGGACCCTTTGACGGCACTCTTTGGATTCGCGGCGGCGAAGTCACCTTGAATGATTTCGAATTGACCGCGCCCAACCTTACCGTACGCGCTGACGCCACCCGGAGCCCCGATGGCGCGTTCGCCTGCGAACTCCAGAGCGCCACGGTGGAGGGCGACGCGCTCGCGGCCGTTTATGCCTTGGTCAATACCGAGGGACTCGAACTCGTGCCCCAAAAGGAAGCCGCCGTCACGGCATCCGGGCTGTTGTTCGGTGTGGATGCGGAAGGCGCGCTGCGCCTGGTTCGCGGCAACATCGAATTCGCTGGGGTGCAGCCCACGCTGGCCAGCGGTTCAAAGCCTTTCGGCGACATCCGGGGCAAGGTGCACCTCGACGAGGGCGTAGTCCTTATAGACGAGATTACCGGCACGGGTCTCGCCATAAAAGGCGCCGTCAAACCGGAGCTTGAGCGCGCGGGCGCGTCTGTCGACCTCGCGGCCGATCTCACGCTCTCGCCGGAAGTTGTCGCGGCGTTTGTCAAGAAGAACGATACCGTAAAGGAACTCGGCGGCCATATCGCCTTCAAACGCATCGCCGGCACGTTCGAGAAAGGCAAGCCGCTGCCCGAAGACCTCCAGATCGACGGGACCATCGACAAGGGGCAAGCCAGACTCGCTTTTGCGGGACTCGAGGAGACGTTGACGGGCATATCGGGCCGATTCGAGGCACAGCCGGACGCCATCAGCGTCAAGGCGTCGTGCCAATCCACGCTCTTGGGGCCTCTATCAACCGATGCCCGCATCAGTCCCCAGAAACAGCGCATTACCGGTACCGTGCAAGCCGATCTGGCCAGACTGAATCTGCCGTTCCCGCAAGACGAAGCTTCTCGCAACGCACTGATGGACTTCGCCCGGGCCTATGGCGTCTCGCACTTCGAACTTGACGCCTCTCTCCCCACGGCGGATACCGCCGAGGGGGCCGTCAGGCTTGCGCGCCAGGAATCGCCCGCGCTGTCCGCCATAATCGCGCTGGGCCGCAAGAACGATGCGATGTCCGTGATGTCGGTCGATGCCGCGGCGGCCGTGCCTGTGAGCGCCGCACGCGCCTTGCTGCCTGCCGCCATGGAGGTTGACGGTACCGCGGCCGTCACCGTACAACTGCCGATGGACCAGGAACGGTTCGAAGCCCACCTTGACCTGTCTGAGGCGTCCCTCCGGTTCGGCGATTATGTGAACAAGAAGCCCGGCGATCCCGCTGCGGCAGACGTGCTGGTCGCCCGCGCAAACCAGGTATGGAAGCCCCAGACCGCCACGCTGCACTATGGCGGCGAAGACATCGTCGCCCGTTTCGAGCAGGACCGCGTGGCCAGCGACTTCGATCTCGAGGTCGCCGCGCTCAAGAATCTGTTTGCTGAGAATGTGCGCGCGGACGGTCATGTGGCGGGAACCCTGCGAACAAACCCCATTGACCTCGAGCTGACTTTGCAGGACTGCGCGCTGGGCCTCTCGGAGGAGCTCCGCTTCGATTCCATTAATGGGCGGGTGGCGTATGCTGACGAAACACCGCGTCTCGACAATCTCGCTATCCGGGGGCTCAATTCCGATTTCACCTTGACCGTGCACCAGACGCCCTCGGGCGTCTGGCAAGGCGCTGTGCGTGGAAACCAGCTCGATATCGACACGCTGACCGCCGCGGCCGAAGGGTTTTCGGGCAAAGACAAGGCTTCCGCCATTGACCAGCCGGAGACGGCGCAGGGTCCGCCCGCGAAGTCCCGCCCCAGCCTGGACCTCCAGGTGCAGCTCGCCAACGTGCTGTACCGCCACGCTCAAGTCGGCGACGTGCGCGCCACCGTGAAGGGCCAGAACGGCGTTTATGATGTCCAGGACTTCACCATGGCACCCGGCAGCGGCACGGTGACAGGGACCGCGAAGGTTCAGCTGGCGACGGCTCCGGAGCCGTCCTCGATAGCCATGGACCTCGCCCTGAACGAGGTCGATTTGTCCGTTGTGGACGGGTTAGCCTTCGCCGCGCCCCGAGGGCTGAAGGGGGCGACTACCGGCACGCTGCAACTGACGGCCCCCTTCGGAGGCGGCATAAACCCGACAAACGGCGCCACGGGAAACGTCCGGTTCGTATCGCGAAACGGCACCCTGGGCAAGCTGGGCATCGCTACAAAAATCCTGACCGTCATGCGCACCACCGAGATCATCCGCTTGCGGATGCCCTCCACGAAAGACGAGGGCATCGCGTTTGACACCTGCGAGGGAAAAGTGACGCTGGATAAGGGGTTCATGACCATCAACGAGTTCGTTTTGAAAAGCCCCACCCTCGCCATGACCGCCCGAGGGTCCGTCGATTTCCCACAAGATGCCACCGACATGTTGGTGGATATCAATTTCTTGCAGATGGCCACGCAGGTGTTGGATGCTGTAAAACTGGGCGATGTGGCGGACCAGATCCGCAAACAGTCCAGTTACCGTTTAGCCGTCACCGGGCCGCCCGCCGACCCCAAAGTATCGGTACAGGGGCTTACCACGGCCGAAGGAATCACGGGTCCGGTTACCGATACCGCCCGGGACGCCGCGAAAACCGGACAACAGACAGTCGTGGATGTGTTGCAGGGGTCGGCGAACATTCTGCGCGGCATTCTTGGCGCGGAAGGCGGCCAGAAGAAGTCCCCGGAAGAGCCAAAGAAAGACTCTCAACCAAAATAG
- a CDS encoding alpha-L-fucosidase encodes MVRTVVLVMLCGGVCMGAAAQQAAEIPELRPPDRASLERWQSLRFGMFIHWGPVSLKGTEIGWSRGKQVPVQEYDQLYKQFNPTAFNAAEWVRIAKDAGMRYMVLTSKHHDGFCLWDSSQTDYDIMNTPFGRDVIAELSKACKQGGIAFGTYYSILDWYQPDYNTSDNQGGPGYALPAGQEPSMDRYEKYVYGHMAELLGKYGPFNVMWFDGEWEPQWSPERGVRLYNYVRSLQPDILVNNRVGKGRQGMKGTTQEGTYAGDFDTPEQEVGAFNREHPWETCMTIGTQWAWKPDDKIKPLKECLRTLIQTAGGDGNLLFNVGPMPDGRIAPEQAERLREMGVWLEQYGESIYGTRGGPFAPDASWGVSTCKGDTIYVHLFDGGSEPLVLPPIDAKVTSATALTGGSVKMTQNEKGVALHVPKADRQEIDTIIALKIDGNAVDIAPLNP; translated from the coding sequence ATGGTGCGCACAGTTGTTCTCGTGATGTTATGCGGCGGGGTTTGCATGGGAGCGGCGGCCCAGCAAGCTGCCGAAATTCCCGAGCTCCGGCCGCCCGACCGGGCGTCGCTCGAACGGTGGCAATCCTTGCGATTCGGCATGTTCATCCACTGGGGTCCGGTATCGCTGAAAGGCACTGAGATCGGGTGGTCGCGCGGCAAGCAGGTGCCCGTCCAGGAGTACGACCAGCTCTACAAGCAGTTCAACCCGACGGCGTTCAACGCCGCCGAATGGGTGCGTATCGCCAAGGACGCGGGCATGCGCTACATGGTGCTGACGTCCAAGCATCACGACGGGTTCTGCCTGTGGGACTCGAGCCAGACCGATTACGACATCATGAACACGCCGTTCGGGCGGGACGTGATCGCGGAGCTCTCGAAAGCCTGCAAGCAAGGCGGCATCGCCTTCGGAACGTACTACTCGATTCTCGACTGGTACCAGCCCGACTACAACACGTCAGACAACCAGGGCGGCCCGGGCTACGCCCTGCCCGCGGGCCAGGAGCCCAGTATGGACCGTTACGAGAAATATGTTTACGGGCACATGGCGGAACTGCTCGGTAAATACGGCCCGTTCAATGTCATGTGGTTCGACGGCGAATGGGAGCCGCAATGGTCGCCGGAGCGGGGCGTTCGGCTCTACAACTACGTTCGAAGCCTGCAGCCGGATATCCTGGTCAACAACCGCGTCGGCAAAGGCCGCCAAGGCATGAAGGGCACGACCCAGGAAGGCACGTACGCCGGGGATTTTGACACGCCCGAGCAGGAGGTCGGCGCGTTCAACCGCGAGCATCCCTGGGAAACGTGCATGACCATCGGCACCCAATGGGCTTGGAAACCCGATGACAAGATCAAGCCGCTCAAAGAGTGTCTGCGGACTCTCATCCAGACCGCGGGCGGGGACGGCAATCTGCTGTTCAATGTCGGGCCTATGCCGGACGGACGCATCGCCCCCGAGCAGGCCGAACGTCTGCGCGAGATGGGCGTCTGGCTCGAACAATACGGCGAAAGCATTTACGGCACGCGCGGCGGACCTTTCGCGCCGGATGCGAGCTGGGGCGTGTCCACATGCAAGGGCGACACCATCTACGTGCACCTTTTTGATGGGGGAAGCGAGCCGCTCGTTCTGCCGCCCATCGATGCGAAGGTAACGAGCGCCACGGCACTGACCGGCGGCTCGGTAAAGATGACCCAGAACGAAAAGGGCGTCGCCCTCCACGTTCCAAAAGCGGACCGCCAGGAGATCGACACGATCATTGCGCTCAAGATCGACGGCAACGCGGTGGATATCGCGCCGCTTAACCCATAG